Genomic DNA from Paenibacillus sp. KS-LC4:
AATCAACTGAAAAATGTGCTCGATGCCTGCCTTCAGCATGGGATTCAACGCCTTTATTACGTGAACAGCACAGGCATATACAGCAAGTTCAAGAGCTCATCGCATATTGATTTACAAAATGAACAGCTTCTGCGTGCCAGCGGTCTGACCTATACGATTATTCGTCCGTCGATGATTTGCGGCAATCATCAGGATGGCAACATCCATATGCTCGTTAAAATCATGAATCGTTTTCCCGTTTATCCGATTTTGGGAGCGGGAGATGGCCTGATGCATCCGATTTATGCCAATGATCTGGCGAAGGTGCTCGTTTCCATGCTGAACCGCGAGGAGCTGACGCGAGGTCAGGAATATGATGTGGCGGGCAAAGCGCCGCTGAAATACAAGGAGCTGCTTAGTCTGATCGCTGGGGCGATGGGCAAAAAAATGGTATTTCTGCACATCCCTTATAAGCTTGCTTTGCTCGCAGGCCGAATCGGAGAAAAAATACCTAATCGAATCATTAATTATGAGAAGGTTCTCCGCCTGAATGAGGATAAAAACTTTGACTACTCCAAGGCGGCGAAGGAGCTGGATTTCAAGCCGATTGGCTTCGATGAAACCATCAAGCTGGAAGTTGCAGCGCTGCGCAAGCATGGGACGATATAATGAGCCGATTCACAAGAGAGGGAAACAACAACACGATGAGACGCAGCTTGATTTGGGGAATTAGTTTATTGGTTGTTATGCTTGCCGCGCTGGCTTTGCCATCGCTGAAATCAGATAAGGAGCAAACCTTCTCTGATGGCGGTAGCACAGGCTTTCACCTGGAGGTGGAGGGCAATCCAGTTGCGAGCGCAGCCGCAGCGACAAGCAGTGCGGATGCCTCTTTTATTAATGTAGTAGATTACGGTGCAGCAGGGGACGGCAAAAAGGATGATTGGAGCGCGATTTCCAAAGCAATTGCCAAGGCAA
This window encodes:
- a CDS encoding NAD-dependent epimerase/dehydratase family protein, whose product is MILVTGITGLTGRFLYEQLQRDFNRDQICYMIRESSDVSWMKDGEHYVYGNLRDADDVLKALGREGITEVLHLAPRNQLKNVLDACLQHGIQRLYYVNSTGIYSKFKSSSHIDLQNEQLLRASGLTYTIIRPSMICGNHQDGNIHMLVKIMNRFPVYPILGAGDGLMHPIYANDLAKVLVSMLNREELTRGQEYDVAGKAPLKYKELLSLIAGAMGKKMVFLHIPYKLALLAGRIGEKIPNRIINYEKVLRLNEDKNFDYSKAAKELDFKPIGFDETIKLEVAALRKHGTI